In Pelagicoccus sp. SDUM812003, the following are encoded in one genomic region:
- the murF gene encoding UDP-N-acetylmuramoyl-tripeptide--D-alanyl-D-alanine ligase, protein MDTIDPALLAKWSGGEWRNGDSEGITGLSIDTRTIAEGELFAAIRTEKRDGHEFLGTALENGAAAALVDRFRPEIAIPQLVVQNVSESLLEIAKAYRLTWNIPVVGVTGSCGKTSCKELLGSMLGESTCLRTRGNLNNLLGVPLTIVQPFARQARHAVLEAGISEPGEMKRLAYAIAPDWVIVTAIGPAHLEDLGTESNVAMEKGRLTSGPRVKGVFLGETCERYAGYLGGLKASLVRPSSSLQEDWSYRVSVEGGKSVLQQRIYGEVATFRYAGYGRGLASNVALAIAMAKTLGISDGAIRESLSAWRSSGLRGEWRLQGKRAFYVDCYNANPLSMRDALDTFVENTPNDRPRLFVIGCMEELGEKAPGFHERLGSDFPFRNQDQLLVMGDEATSVLRGMEGAGHDPSRYSVVKSIEEVREKLMEFEGSVFLKGSRRYRLEKALVGMDDASNPSEGKTTC, encoded by the coding sequence GTGGATACGATCGATCCAGCTCTTTTGGCGAAATGGTCCGGAGGAGAATGGCGCAATGGCGACTCGGAAGGGATCACTGGCCTTTCCATCGACACGCGAACCATAGCGGAAGGCGAGCTTTTCGCGGCGATCAGGACGGAGAAACGAGATGGTCATGAATTTTTGGGTACGGCTCTGGAAAACGGAGCCGCTGCCGCTTTGGTGGATCGGTTTCGCCCTGAGATCGCCATCCCGCAGCTGGTGGTGCAGAACGTTTCCGAGTCGTTGCTGGAAATCGCCAAGGCCTATCGATTGACCTGGAATATCCCGGTAGTCGGGGTCACGGGGAGCTGCGGCAAGACCAGCTGCAAGGAGTTGCTCGGATCCATGCTCGGGGAATCGACCTGTCTGCGCACCCGAGGAAACCTGAACAATCTGCTCGGCGTCCCATTGACCATCGTTCAGCCCTTCGCCCGCCAAGCTCGCCATGCCGTGCTCGAGGCGGGCATCAGCGAACCGGGTGAAATGAAACGCCTCGCGTACGCCATCGCTCCCGACTGGGTGATCGTCACCGCCATCGGTCCCGCTCATCTTGAAGACCTAGGCACGGAGTCCAACGTGGCCATGGAAAAGGGCCGGTTGACCAGCGGACCGCGAGTGAAAGGCGTGTTCCTAGGAGAAACTTGCGAGCGCTACGCCGGCTACCTCGGCGGATTGAAGGCGTCGCTGGTTCGACCTTCCTCCAGCCTGCAGGAGGATTGGTCGTATCGCGTTTCGGTCGAGGGTGGCAAGAGCGTGCTCCAGCAGCGGATCTACGGCGAGGTGGCTACCTTTCGCTATGCGGGTTACGGGCGCGGGCTGGCTTCCAACGTGGCCTTGGCGATCGCCATGGCGAAGACGCTTGGCATTTCCGATGGCGCGATCCGGGAGAGCTTGTCGGCATGGAGAAGCTCAGGCCTGAGAGGGGAGTGGCGTCTTCAGGGCAAGCGGGCCTTTTACGTAGACTGCTACAACGCGAACCCGCTTTCCATGAGGGATGCTTTGGATACGTTTGTGGAAAATACCCCTAACGATCGCCCGCGCCTGTTCGTGATCGGCTGCATGGAGGAGCTTGGGGAGAAGGCGCCGGGCTTTCACGAGCGGCTCGGCAGCGATTTTCCTTTCCGAAATCAGGATCAATTGCTTGTCATGGGCGACGAAGCTACGAGTGTGTTGCGCGGCATGGAGGGCGCAGGGCATGACCCCAGCCGCTACAGCGTTGTGAAGTCGATTGAAGAAGTGCGAGAAAAGCTAATGGAGTTTGAAGGCAGCGTCTTTCTGAAAGGAAGTCGCCGCTATCGTTTGGAGAAGGCGTTGGTCGGAATGGACGACGCCTCCAATCCGTCGGAGGGGAAGACGACGTGTTAA
- the mraY gene encoding phospho-N-acetylmuramoyl-pentapeptide-transferase yields the protein MLSYLAQYEEIFGPFRLLRFITLRTLLASGTSLLIGYMLGPWVIAKLRQFSFQQSFRDRKEVGKLADLHEGKKNTPTMGGLLICLSVTLSSLLWAQWNVWVLTALLVYVSLTGLGFMDDFLKVSKRNSKGVSSRFKLLWQSVTTAVAMAILLTHPESSQICRQLWLPFFKEAVLSEMPIWFMFVFLFFVLVGSSNAINLTDGVDGLAIGCTISAALVYAIMAYAAGNAIIAEYLLISNVPGSGELTIICGCLVGAGLAFLWFNAHPADVFMGDTGSLALGGLIGIVAFMVHQPVTLVIVGGIFVMEAVSVILQVASFKMTGKRIFRMAPIHHHFELKGWAESRVVVRFWILSLIFAIAGLGTLKLR from the coding sequence GTGTTAAGCTACCTGGCTCAGTACGAGGAGATCTTCGGCCCGTTCCGGCTTCTGCGTTTCATAACGCTTCGCACCTTGCTGGCGTCCGGGACGTCGTTGCTTATCGGATACATGCTTGGCCCTTGGGTGATCGCCAAGCTGCGCCAGTTCAGCTTTCAGCAGAGTTTCCGCGACAGGAAGGAGGTCGGAAAGCTGGCCGACCTGCACGAGGGCAAGAAGAACACGCCCACCATGGGCGGATTGCTGATCTGCTTGAGCGTCACGCTTAGCAGTTTGCTCTGGGCCCAATGGAACGTATGGGTGCTGACCGCTCTGCTGGTTTACGTGAGCCTGACCGGGTTGGGCTTTATGGACGACTTTCTTAAGGTCTCCAAGCGAAACAGCAAGGGCGTGAGCTCGCGCTTCAAGCTGCTGTGGCAAAGCGTCACCACGGCGGTCGCCATGGCCATCCTGCTCACCCATCCGGAGAGCTCCCAGATCTGTCGCCAGCTTTGGCTGCCCTTTTTCAAGGAGGCGGTGCTGAGCGAGATGCCGATCTGGTTCATGTTCGTCTTTCTCTTCTTCGTTTTGGTGGGCTCCAGCAACGCCATCAATCTGACCGACGGCGTGGATGGGCTGGCCATCGGCTGCACCATCTCGGCAGCCCTCGTTTACGCCATCATGGCCTACGCGGCGGGCAATGCCATCATCGCGGAGTACTTGCTGATCTCCAACGTGCCCGGATCTGGCGAGCTGACCATCATCTGTGGCTGCCTGGTGGGAGCGGGGCTGGCGTTTCTCTGGTTCAACGCTCATCCTGCCGACGTCTTCATGGGGGATACGGGATCGCTTGCCTTGGGCGGCTTGATCGGTATCGTAGCGTTCATGGTCCATCAGCCAGTGACGCTGGTCATCGTCGGCGGCATCTTCGTCATGGAGGCGGTTTCGGTGATCCTTCAGGTGGCTTCCTTCAAGATGACTGGAAAACGGATTTTTCGCATGGCGCCCATCCATCACCACTTCGAGCTGAAGGGCTGGGCGGAGTCTAGGGTGGTGGTGCGCTTCTGGATCCTCTCGCTCATCTTCGCTATCGCCGGACTCGGCACCTTGAAACTGAGATGA